The stretch of DNA TGCGGCAGCGGGGCGGGGCTGCGGTTTTCCAGGACGGCCTGGAGTTTTTCCAGCAGCTCGGCGTCTTTCGCCGCCGCCGGGTAGGCCAGGGTCTCCTCGATTTTCAGCAGCACCGCGGCAATGTGTTTGCAATTACTGCGCACCGGGCAGGTGCAGGAGGCTTCGACCATCAGCAAGGTGTTCTTGGCCGACTCGCGCAGGCTGATGGTCTGTCGATAGACGTTGCCCCCCGAACCCTCGCAACTGGCGGTGATGACGCTGTCGCCGGCCTGGACGATCCTGACGCGGTTCTCCAGGGCGTAGCGGCGGCCACGCTCCAGGGCTTGTTCCTTGAATCGGCTGACCCAGGAAGGTGCCAGGGGTTTGGTCAGGGTCGGGGGCATAGGGACTTCTGTCAGTCCACGATTTCAGGCGGCGCCTCGCGCGGCGTGGGGGCCGACAGCGAGGTGATCTTGATCAGCAGGGCCAGGTGGCCGTTGTCGAGGTAGTTGAGCTGGCCGTTCTTGGTGTGGCTTTCCTGTTTCAGGCGTTCGCTGGCGGTCACCAGGCCGTTGCTGTCGATCCGGTTGACCCAGAACTGCGCATCCACATCGGTGAAGCGCCCGAGCTTGAGGGTCAGGGTGCCCTCGATCGGGAACTGGCCGAACTGTTCCTGGCCCTCGCTGACCGCGACTTTCACCGGGTTTTCGTCCAGCGCCTGTTGCCAGGCCTTGTGCATCAGCACGCTGTAGTCACCGCTGGCGGCGAGTTTCTCGACCACGCCACCCAGCGCCGGGGTGCGCTGGCTGTCGGCGCCCGGGCGTTGGGCGCCGGCGGCCCAGTCTTCGGGGGCGGCGCGGCTGACGATGGCGGGAACCGCGTTCTGCCGGACCAGAATCATTTCGACCTGATACATGTCGGCAAACGCCGAGGGAGCGACCAGGGTCAGAAGCAAGGTCAGTGAGCGAAACAGGCGCATGGGGCGTCCTTCAAGCAGTTTTCGGGGTGAGGCGCTCGAACAGCGCCTCCAATGTGTTGAAGCGTTCTTCCGGACGTTCCATCGGCACCATGAATTTGAACAGCGTGGCGCCTTCAAATTTGTAGCGATTGGGTTGGCCCTGGATGAGTTTGATCAGCGCCAGCGGGTCCACCGGGGTATCGGCGGCGAACTCGAGACGACCGCCCTGCGGGCCGCCGTCGACCTTCTTGATGCCCAGTTGCTCGGCCTGCAGTTTCAGCAGGGTCAGGCGTACCAGGTTCTTGGTCGGTTCTGGCAGCAGGCCGAAGCGGTCGATCATCTCCACCTGCAGGTCCTTCAGGCCGTCCTCGTCGGTGGCCGAGGCGATGCGCTTGTAGAGGATCAGTCGCGCGTGCACATCCGGCAGGTAGTCTTCGGGAATCAGCGCCGGCAGGCGCAGGTTGATTTCCGGACCACCACCCAGCGGCTGGTCGAGGTTCGGCTGCTCGCCCTTGCGGATGGCTTTCACCGCGCGCTCGAGCATTTCCATATAAAGGGTGAAGCCCACCGCCTGGATCTGCCCGCTTTGGCCATCCCCCAGCAGTTCGCCGGCGCCGCGGATCTCCAGGTCGTTGGTGGCGAGCACGAAGCCGGCGCCGAGGTCCTGGGTGTTGGCGATCGCCTCCAGGCGCTTTTCCGCGTCCGGGGTGATCTGCTGGCGCGGTGGCGTCAGCAGGTAGGCGTAGGCCTGGTGGTGACTGCGACCGACCCGGCCGCGCAACTGGTGCAGCTGGGCCAGGCCGAACTTGTCGGCGCGCTCGATGATGATGGTGTTGGCGCTCGGCACGTCGATGCCGGTCTCGATGATGGTCGAGGCGATCAGCACGTTGAAGCGCTTGTGGTAGAAGTCGCTCATCACCTGTTCGAGTTCGCGTTCGCGCATCTGCCCGTGGCCGATGCCGATGCGCGCTTCCGGCACCAGTTCGGCGAGGTCGGCGGCGCATTTCTCGATGGTCTTCACGTCGTTGTGCAGGTAGTAGACCTGGCCGCCACGCAGCAGCTCGCGCAGCAGGGCCTCTTTGACCGTGCTTTTGTTCTGCTCCATGACGAAGGTGCGCACCGACAGGCGTCGGGCCGGTGGCGTGGCGATGATCGACAGGTCGCGCATGCCCGACACCGCCATGTTCAGCGTGCGCGGAATCGGCGTGGCGGTCAGGGTCAGGATGTCGACTTCGCTGCGCAGGGCCTTGAGCTGTTCTTTCTGGCGCACGCCGAAGCGGTGCTCTTCGTCGATGATCACCAGTCCGAGGTTCTTGATCTTCACATCGTCCTGCAGCAGCTTGTGGGTGCCAATGACGATGTCGAT from Pseudomonas chlororaphis subsp. chlororaphis encodes:
- a CDS encoding CsiV family protein, with the translated sequence MRLFRSLTLLLTLVAPSAFADMYQVEMILVRQNAVPAIVSRAAPEDWAAGAQRPGADSQRTPALGGVVEKLAASGDYSVLMHKAWQQALDENPVKVAVSEGQEQFGQFPIEGTLTLKLGRFTDVDAQFWVNRIDSNGLVTASERLKQESHTKNGQLNYLDNGHLALLIKITSLSAPTPREAPPEIVD